Proteins encoded together in one Bacteroidales bacterium window:
- a CDS encoding helix-turn-helix transcriptional regulator: MIVEKTVTGFSSYSDEYPIYTTARTIPELINNAFEAASLYFEDEKIEIFHSNLQFEVDFKQFFQYYKVLNSKFLADKIGMNPTLLSQYVQGHKKPSDSQTEKILLGIHQIGQELSEINLIYRR; the protein is encoded by the coding sequence ATGATTGTAGAAAAGACAGTTACTGGATTTTCTTCATATTCTGATGAGTATCCCATTTATACAACCGCACGGACAATTCCGGAATTAATAAATAATGCATTTGAAGCCGCAAGTCTTTATTTCGAAGATGAAAAAATAGAAATATTTCATTCAAATCTGCAATTCGAAGTTGATTTTAAACAATTTTTTCAATATTATAAAGTTCTCAATTCGAAATTTCTTGCTGATAAAATTGGAATGAATCCGACTTTGTTATCACAATATGTTCAAGGACACAAAAAACCTTCGGATTCACAGACAGAAAAGATATTATTAGGGATCCATCAGATTGGTCAGGAACTATCAGAAATTAATTTGATATATAGAAGATAG
- a CDS encoding type II toxin-antitoxin system HicA family toxin translates to MKCSELYRVLIKDGWFPVSQKGSHVKMKHDKKSGLIIFPNHGSQEVGKTGEKNYKRCTDKIEINTEIIDYEKVKKKDKNDCRKDSYWIFFIF, encoded by the coding sequence ATGAAGTGTTCTGAATTATACAGAGTTTTAATAAAAGATGGATGGTTTCCTGTTTCGCAAAAAGGTTCACATGTAAAAATGAAACATGATAAAAAATCAGGACTAATTATTTTTCCTAACCATGGTTCCCAAGAAGTAGGTAAAACTGGAGAAAAAAATTATAAAAGATGCACGGATAAAATAGAAATTAATACTGAAATTATTGATTATGAAAAAGTTAAGAAAAAAGATAAAAATGATTGTAGAAAAGACAGTTACTGGATTTTCTTCATATTCTGA